The Deltaproteobacteria bacterium HGW-Deltaproteobacteria-4 genome includes a window with the following:
- the tkt gene encoding transketolase: MVEKANSGHPGLPMGAADMAYALWTRHLRHNPADPTWPDRDRFVLSAGHGSSLLYALLHLTGYNLSLDDLKAFRSWGSRTPGHPESHMTAGVEVTTGPLGQGIANAVGMAIGERYLAARFNRDNFPIVDHTTYTLVGDGDLMEGISTEAISLAGHLRLGKLICLYDSNGISLAADTRLSFTEDIAAKFVACGWQVLAVADGHDASAIDAAIVAGKAETDRPTLIVVTTHIGFGSPNRQDSCDAHGSPLGADEVGKTKLNLGWTATEPFTVPTEALEIYRASVDAGAASQSAWEKLLADYGNAYPEQKAEWDLFLGGQLPAGWDAALPTYLPGKTIATRAASGEIENAIAASVHNLIGGSADLDPSTKTNLKGKGNFQSPLMEVAGLQGAEKGGWGYHGANIAFGVREHAMGAITNGLAAHGGLLPFCSTFFVFSDYLRPSIRVAALSKLRGTYIFTHDSVAVGEDGPTHQPIEQLASLRAMPNLVILRPADATEAVEAWKIAMTRNDGPVILLMSRQNLPILDRSVLAPASGVQQGAYILADAANGRPEIILIATGAELHQAHDAWKELTASGVAARLVSMPSWERFEAQSAEYRASVLPPTVKKRISIEAGCTFGWSRYVGDSGLSIGVDHFGESAPGDEVLRRFGFTSANIVEKARQLLRG; encoded by the coding sequence GGCCGGATCGCGACCGCTTTGTTCTCTCCGCCGGACACGGTTCCTCCCTACTTTATGCGCTCCTCCATCTCACCGGCTACAATCTCAGCCTCGACGACCTCAAAGCTTTCCGCTCCTGGGGGAGTCGCACCCCCGGTCACCCTGAAAGTCACATGACCGCCGGCGTCGAAGTCACCACCGGGCCCCTCGGGCAGGGGATTGCCAATGCCGTCGGTATGGCGATCGGCGAACGCTACCTCGCCGCCCGTTTCAACCGCGACAACTTCCCGATCGTCGATCACACCACCTACACCCTGGTCGGCGACGGTGATCTGATGGAAGGAATCTCGACCGAGGCGATCTCCCTGGCCGGTCATCTCCGTCTCGGCAAGCTGATCTGCCTTTATGACAGCAACGGCATCTCCCTCGCCGCCGACACCCGCCTCTCCTTTACCGAAGATATCGCCGCCAAGTTTGTCGCATGCGGCTGGCAGGTTCTCGCTGTTGCCGACGGCCACGACGCCAGTGCCATCGACGCCGCCATCGTAGCAGGGAAGGCCGAGACCGACCGACCGACGCTGATCGTCGTCACCACCCACATCGGCTTCGGCAGCCCCAACCGCCAGGACAGCTGCGATGCGCACGGCTCTCCCTTGGGTGCCGACGAAGTCGGCAAGACCAAACTCAACCTCGGCTGGACAGCGACCGAACCCTTCACCGTCCCGACCGAAGCTTTGGAGATTTACCGCGCCAGTGTTGATGCTGGCGCAGCCAGTCAGTCCGCCTGGGAAAAGCTCCTCGCCGACTACGGCAATGCATATCCGGAACAGAAAGCGGAATGGGATCTCTTCCTTGGCGGCCAGCTCCCGGCCGGCTGGGACGCCGCCCTGCCGACCTATCTCCCCGGCAAAACCATCGCCACCCGCGCTGCCAGCGGTGAGATCGAGAACGCCATCGCGGCCAGCGTCCATAATCTCATCGGCGGCTCCGCCGACCTCGATCCTTCGACCAAGACCAACCTCAAGGGGAAAGGAAACTTCCAGTCGCCCCTCATGGAAGTCGCCGGCCTGCAGGGGGCAGAAAAGGGCGGCTGGGGCTACCACGGTGCCAACATCGCTTTCGGGGTGCGTGAACATGCCATGGGGGCGATCACCAACGGCCTTGCCGCGCACGGCGGACTTCTCCCTTTCTGCTCGACCTTCTTTGTCTTCTCAGACTACCTGCGTCCCTCGATCCGCGTCGCTGCCCTGAGCAAGCTGCGCGGCACCTATATCTTCACCCACGATTCGGTCGCGGTCGGCGAAGACGGCCCGACGCATCAGCCGATCGAACAGCTCGCCAGCCTGCGCGCCATGCCGAATCTTGTCATCCTCCGCCCGGCCGATGCCACCGAAGCAGTCGAAGCCTGGAAGATCGCCATGACCCGCAACGACGGACCCGTCATCCTGCTGATGAGCCGGCAGAACCTGCCGATCCTCGACCGCTCCGTCCTCGCCCCGGCGAGCGGAGTGCAGCAGGGCGCCTACATCCTCGCCGATGCCGCCAACGGCCGGCCGGAGATCATCCTCATCGCCACCGGTGCCGAACTCCATCAGGCCCACGATGCCTGGAAGGAGCTGACCGCATCCGGCGTTGCCGCCCGCCTCGTCAGCATGCCCTCCTGGGAACGCTTCGAAGCGCAGAGCGCGGAATACCGCGCCAGCGTCCTGCCGCCGACCGTAAAGAAACGTATCTCTATCGAAGCCGGCTGCACCTTCGGCTGGAGCCGCTATGTCGGCGACAGCGGCCTCAGCATCGGCGTCGATCACTTCGGCGAATCCGCCCCCGGCGATGAAGTCCTGCGCCGCTTCGGTTTCACCAGCGCCAACATCGTCGAAAAGGCCCGCCAACTGCTGCGCGGCTAG